In Flavobacterium sp. GSB-24, the genomic window CCAAATTATTCAAACAACTGCAGGACGTGTATTATTTAACGAAGTAGTACCTGAAGCAGCTGGATATATCAATGACGTATTGACTAAGAAAAACCTTAGAGATATTATCGGACACATTTTAAGTGTGACTGATGTACCTACTACAGCAGCTTTCTTGGATAATATGAAAGATATGGGGTATAAATTTGCATTTAGAGGAGGTTTATCATTCTCTTTAGGTGATATTAGAATCCCAGAACAAAAAACTAAGTTAATTGCAGATGCTAGAGAGCAAGTTGAAGGTATCTCAACTAACTATAACATGGGTCTTATCACAAATAACGAGCGTTACAACCAAGTTATTGACGTATGGACTTCAGCAAATGCGCAGTTAACAGAATTAGCAATGAAAAATATTAGAGAAGACCAGCAAGGTTTCAACTCTGTATATATGATGCTTGACTCTGGAGCGAGGGGTTCTAAGGAACAGATTCGTCAGTTAACTGGTATGCGTGGTTTGATGGCTAAGCCTAAAAAATCTACTGCTGGTGGTGGTGAGATTATTGAAAACCCGATTCTTTCTAACTTTAAGGAAGGCCTTTCGATTCTTGAGTACTTTATTTCTACTCACGGTGCTCGTAAAGGTCTTGCGGATACGGCTCTTAAAACGGCCGATGCTGGTTATTTAACAAGAAGGCTTCATGACGTTTCTCAAGATGTTATTGTTAACATCGAAGATTGTGGAACTCTTAGAGGTGTTGAAGTTGCTGCATTGAAGAAAAATGAGGAAATCGTTGAATCTTTAGGTGAGAGAATCTTAGGACGTGTTGCATTGCAAGATGTTATTAATCCTCTTACTAATGAAGTAATGGTTAAATCTGGAGAGCAAATTACGGAATCAATTATGAGAACTATCGAAGCTTCTCCAATTGAAAAAGTAGAAGTTAGATCTCCATTAACTTGTGAAGCTTTAAAAGGAATTTGTGCTAAATGTTACGGTAGAAACTTAGCTACTGGTAAGATGACACAAAGAGGTGAAGCTGTCGGAGTTATTGCAGCTCAGTCTATTGGAGAGCCAGGTACACAGTTAACACTTCGTACGTTCCACGTTGGAGGGGTTGCTGGAGGTATTTCTGAAGAATCTAGTATTATTACAAGATTTAACGGTAGACTTGAAATTGAAGATTTAAAAACAGTTAAAGGAGAAGACGGAGAAGGAAACTCTGTTGATATCGTAGTTTCACGTTCAACTGAATTAAAATTAGTTGATGAGAAAACTGGAATAGTTTTAAATACACATAACATTCCTTACGGTTCTAGTATTTTTGTAAATGATGGTGATACTGTCGCAAAAGGAACTGTAATCTGTAAGTGGGATCCATATAACGGTGTAATTGTTTCTGAATTTACTGGTAAGATTGCTTACGAAGATTTAGAACAAGGTCAATCGTTCATGGTTGAGATCGATGAGCAGACTGGTTTCCAAGAAAAAGTAATTTCTGAGGCTAGAAACAAAAAATTAATCCCAACTTTATTGGTTTACGGTAAAGAAGGAGAATTGATTCGTTCTTACAACTTACCAGTAGGTGCACACTTAATGGTTGAAAATGGTGAGAAAATTAAAGCAGGTAAGGTATTAGTAAAAATCCCTCGTCGTTCTTCTAAAGCAGGCGATATCACAGGAGGTTTACCAAGAATTACTGAGTTGCTTGAGGCTCGTAACCCTTCAAACCCAGCAGTTGTGTCTGAAATTGATGGTGTTGTATCTTTCGGAAAAATTAAAAGAGGTAACCGTGAGATCGTTATTGAGTCTAAATTTGGTGAAATTAAAAAGTATTTAGTTAAACTTTCTAGCCAAATCTTAGTACAAGAAAATGACTTCGTAAGAGCGGGAGTTCCATTGTCTGATGGTGCAATTACACCAGATGACATCTTAAGAATTCAAGGTCCAGCTGCTGTTCAACAGTACTTGGTAAATGAAATTCAAGAGGTATACCGTTTACAAGGGGTAAAAATTAATGACAAGCACTTTGAGGTAGTTATTCGTCAAATGATGCGTAAAGTAAGAGTTCAGGATCCAGGTGATACTTTATTCTTAGAGGATCAATTAATTCATACTAAAGATTTCATCGTTCAAAACGATAAATTATATGGTATGAAAGTAGTTGAAGATGCTGGAGATTCTTCAGTATTGAAACCAGGTCAGATTATTACACCTCGTGAATTACGTGATGAAAACTCATTATTGAAACGAAATGATAGAAATCTTGTTGTAGCAAGAGACGTAATTACTGCAACTGCAACGCCAGTTCTTCAAGGTATTACAAGAGCTTCGTTACAAACTAAATCATTCATCTCTGCTGCTTCTTTCCAAGAAACAACAAAAGTACTTAACGAAGCTGCTGTAGCTGGTAAAGTAGATGATTTAGAAGGATTAAAAGAAAATGTAATTGTTGGACACAGAATTCCTGCGGGAACTGGTATGAGAGAATACGATAACACTATCGTAGGATCTAAAGACGATTACAACGAAATGATGGCTAATAAAGAAGAATACATTTATTAATTAGGAAACTATGAGTAATCCGAAACAACAACAAGAGCAAATTAATATTGAGTTAGACGAAACTATTGCTGAAGGAATTTATTCTAATCTTGCGATTATTAATCACTCATCGTCAGAGTTTGTTTTAGATTTTGTGAGCATTATGCCCGGTATTCCTAAAGCCAAGGTAAAGTCAAGAATTGTTTTGACACCACAACATGCTAAAAGATTATTAAGAGCAATAGGTGAAAACATCCATCGATTTGAAGCAGCCCATGGCGAAATCAAAGAGACAGAACAAGCACCAATACCGCTTAATTTTGGTCCTGCGGGACAAGCATAAATTTTAAAGCCCCATTTTTTAATGGGGCTTTTTTATTATAAATAGGATTAAATGCATTTTATCTGATTTAATCTCCTTTAGTCGATTAAATTTCTTTAAATAATTGTATTAGAGTAATTTGGTAGCTTGTATGAAAGATTATTTTTGAAATATAATGACTTAGTAAGGTTGATTTAATTCAAATTAAAGAAAAGCGCTAATTTTAATATTAGCGCTTTTTTTATTGCAAATAAAAAGGCTGTCTAAAATTTATTAGACAGCCTTTTATATTTTTTTCTTTCCAATAGAATTAATCAAATTCTGATGTAAAGTATAATTTCACACTTGGATATTTACTTTGAGTCATTTGAATTGTAAAGTCTGAATCGGCTAAAAATACCAATTGGCCATATTTATCATGTGCAAGGAATTTTTGTTTGATTCGTTTAAATTCTTTGAACTCTTCATTCTTTGCATCATCTGGCTTTACCCAGCACGCTTTATGAACAGGGAAATTCTCATATGTACATTTTGCACCGTATTCATGCTCTAGACGATATTGAATAACTTCATATTGAAGCGCTCCAACAGTTCCAATTACCTTACGGTTGTTCATTTCTAAAGTAAATAACTGAGCAACACCTTCGTCCATTAATTGATCAACACCTTTGTCCAATTGTTTCGCTTTCATCGGATCAGCGTTATTAATATATCTAAAGTGCTCTGGAGAGAAACTCGGAATTCCTTTAAAACTCATCACTTCTCCCTCTGTTAACGTATCACCAATTTTAAAGTTTCCTGTATCATGTAAACCAACAATATCTCCTGGATAAGAAATATCAACGATTTCTTTTTTCTCAGCAAAAAAGGCATTTGGACTAGAGAATTTCAAATTTTTCTTCTGGCGGACATGGTAGTAAGGTTTGTTTCTTTCGAAAGTTCCGGAAACAATTTTAATAAAAGCTAAACGGTCACGGTGTTTAGGATCCATGTTAGCATGTATTTTAAATACAAAACCAGACATTTTTTCTTCGGTTGGATCAACCAAACGAGTTTCTGAATCTTTTGGTCTTGGTGAGGGAGCGATTGTAACGAAACAATCTAACAATTCACGAACTCCGAAATTATTTAAAGCAGATCCAAAAAATACAGGCTGGATTTTTCCGTCAAGATAATCCTGACGCTCAAATTTTGGATACACTTCATCAATCAATTCTAATTCCTCACGAAGTTTTTCAGCAGCTTTTTGACCAACAATTTTATCTAGTTCTGGATTATTTTGAACATCAGAAAAAGCAATTGTTTCTTCAATATTTTTTCGGCTGTCTCCACTAAAAAGATTGATGTTTTCTTCCCATAAATTATAAATTCCTTGGAAATCATAACCCATTCCGATAGGGAAACTTAAAGGCGTAACAGTTAAACCCAATTTTTGCTCCACTTCATCCATTAAATCAAAAGCATCTTTACCTTCACGATCTAACTTATTAATGAAAACAATCATCGGAATGTTACGCATTCTACAAACAGCAACTAATTTTTCTGTTTGTTCCTCAACCCCTTTTGCAACGTCAATAACAACAATTACACTATCAACAGCGGTTAAAGTTCTAAATGTATCTTCGGCAAAATCCTTGTGTCCTGGCGTATCAAGGATATTGATTTTTTTGTCTTTATAATTAAAAGCAAGTACAGAAGTCGAAACCGAAATACCTCTTTGGCGTTCGATTTCCATAAAGTCACTCGTTGCTCCTTTTTTTATTTTGTTATTCTTTACAGCTCCTGCTTCCTGAATTGCACCTCCAAATAACAGTAATTTTTCTGTTAATGTTGTTTTACCAGCATCGGGATGCGATATAATTCCAAATGTTCTTCTGCGTTGTATTTCTTTTAAAAAGCTCATATTTCGTATAAATAGGTTGCAAAAATACTATTAATTACCGCTTAATAAAAATATTCACTTCTTAAATTGGAACAGTTTTTCTCTTTCAAGTCTAAAAGAAAAAAATAAGGCTGTTATAAAACAGCCTTACAATAGTCATTTTAAATTACTGATTAATTGACCAAATTGAATATCCTTTTGGAGGACATTGTATTTTTACCCATTTATCGGCTTGGGTTGTTGGATACCAAGTCGAATTTCCGGTGAAATCTTTAATTTGTGTATTGGCCCAATTGGTTTGAACCCATCTTTCCTGCCAGACATCAGAATTGTTAATATAAACGACCAATCCAGGATTTCCATTGTAACCATTTCTTCTCGCTACATATTCATCATTATCAGAATATAAAATAGACGTTGTTCCAGTTGCTTTATTATTATGAATCCAAATCAAATTATTTAATTTGTTTTTGTCCAGCCATTCTTCGTAATCTCTGTAGAAAATTGTTGGATAACCTTCGTGTGTTAATATATAAGAATAAGCCAATAATTTGCTCCATATTTCATCTGTATCATGATTAGTCACAAAAGTTACCGCTTTGTATGGATTTCGTTTCCACATCATATCATCGTTCAAAAGCGCAAGATTATTTCCATCAAAGGCATCATTCATTTTGTAATAGCAGGCAAAATCAAATACAGAACTATTCGCATTATTAGCCCACCATTCAAGAGTATTTACATTAGAATCCCAATATTCACCAACAGAAAATCCGCCTACATTTGCATTCCAAGCATTTACAACCCAAGGACCAAATCCTTTAACGTAGTCAAATCTCCAGCCGTCAAACTTCATAGTGTTCTTGTAATATTTACCAACTCCATCAGCTCTCAGCCAAAGCCAGTCTTGAACATTTGGTGCAGCGTGACATAAATCTGGAAACCCTCCAAAGGCACCTTCATCATTATTTCCGTAACTGTTTTTATAAAAATCATTATAAGTACGCTTGAATTTTCCAGAAGCAATTCCAGTAAAATTAGTCCAAGTATTTGTTCCAGTAAAAGGATTAGCTTCTGACTGGCCTCCACTGTTATGATTAATTACAATATCGGCATACACTTTCATGTTTTCAGTATGAGCAGCAGTTATCAAACTAACCAATTCGGTTTTAGATCCAAATCTAGTTTCTGTACTTCCATTTTGATTGTAATCTCCAAAGTCAAAATAATCTGTTGGATCATAACCCATAGAAAAAGCTCCGTTTTGAGCTTTAGAAGCAGGTGGAAGCCAAATAGAACCAATTCCGGCATTTGACCACGCGGTTACTTTTGAGCTTACAGTATTCCACCAGTTTCCGCCTGCAGGAACATCCCAATAGAAGGCTTGCATCATTACGCCGCCTCCTGGGTTGTCTACATATTTACCTGTGGATGAACTTGAAGTTCCTGTGCTAAAAGGTTTTCCATCGTGATGCGTAACATCAATAATTTTGAATTGCTGGCTTTCAGCCTTTGAATCAATTTCGTTGGTTTCATTTTGTGAACAGGAATACAGCAGTCCCGTAACAGCTGTAATAAGGCACAACTTTAAAAAAGGTTTTTTCATAATAGATAGGGTTTAGTTAAATAGTTATTGCAATTATTTAATTTAAAGGCTATAAAAAGATGATATTGTTATTTTTATATGTGATAAATTACTAATTACGCATCTAAAGTATGTATTTTTTGAATTAATTTTAATTTGTAAGAAAATAGTTTGTTACGAAAACGTTGTAGTGTTGAGAACTTTTTTTATTCGGCTTACTTTAAGGTATTTATTTGCAATAGGCAACCTCGATTCTAAAGCTAGTTTAAGGAATAGTTATTTGATTGATATAAAGGAAACTAGTTAACCTCTTTAAAGTACCTGAATATAATCATCATATAATTTTTTGTTAATAGTATAGCGGATAGTTGTATTATGTAATTGAATTGTTATTTTTGTTCGTTATAAGTTACGAAAGAACTATACTCTAATTATTTATGTTTGATGAGTATTTAAAAAACATCTATAATTTTGGCGGATTATCTAAAACAGGCTTACATTCAAATTAAATTTAAAATAATGTCATTAAAAAAATTACAGCTAAAAACAATTGATTTCAAGTTTGCACTAGCAATTTGTTTTTTTCTTTTTTTTGCTCCAATTATTACAGCTCAAGAAATAATTCCTGATGTTGTAGCCGAAAAACCTGTTGAAACTCACTCAGGAGGAAAATTAAAAATCGACGGAATTATTGCAACAGTAGGAGATTATATTGTTTTGGATTCTGACATTGATAAAGGATTTTTAGAAATTACTGCGCAAGGTGGTTCTACTAAAGATATTACAAGATGCCAAATGCTTGGTAAGCTTTTAGAAGATAAATTATATGCACATCAAGCTATTCAGGATAGTATCATTGTTAGTGATGCCGAAGTTAGAAGTATGATGGAAGAGCGTCTGAACTATATGACGCAGCAAGTTGGTGGAGATATCAGCAAAGTTGTTGAATATTACAAAAAGAGTTCTGTAGAAGAATTTAAAACATATTTTGCGGACATCTTAAAAGAGCAGAAACTTGCTTCAGAAATGAGAGACAAGATTATTAAAGATGTTGAAATTACTCCAGAAGAAGTTCGTAATTTCTTTAAGAAAATACCAAAAGATGAATTGCCAACCTTTGGTGCTGAGATGGAAGTAGCTCAAATTGTTGTAGAACCAAAAGTTTCTAAAGAAGATAAGCAAAAAGTAATTGACAGATTAAATTCGATAAGACAGGACGTTTTAGATGGTTCTAGTTTTGCTACAAAAGCCGTTTTATATTCTCAAGATCCAGGATCTTCTCCAAATGGAGGTTATTATAAAATGACTAGAAAAACTCCTTTTGTAAAAGAATTTAAAGATGTTGCTTTTAGTTTACAGGCAGGTGAGATTTCACAGCCATTTGAAACAACTTTTGGTTTCCATATTATTATGGTTGAGAAAATAAAAGGACAAGAAGTAGAACTTCGTCATATTTTGATTGCTCCAACTGTTTCAGAAGCTGCTTTAAAAGAAGCAAAAGAAAGAATTACAAACATCAGAAATAAGATAATCAATAAAGAAATCACTTTTGCTGATGCTGCAAGAACTGAATCTGATGAAAAAGAAACAAGAGCAAATGGAGGGACTTTAGTAAATCCTACCACTCAAGATACTCGTTTCGAATTGACGAAAATGGATCCAGTATTATACAGTCAAGTTTCTAATTTAAAAGGAGATGAAGTTTCTCAGCCACTTTTAAATACAGATGATAAAGGTAAAAAAACGTATAAATTGATTACTGTAACAAACAGAATTGACGAGCATACAGCAGATT contains:
- a CDS encoding alpha-amylase, with the protein product MKKPFLKLCLITAVTGLLYSCSQNETNEIDSKAESQQFKIIDVTHHDGKPFSTGTSSSSTGKYVDNPGGGVMMQAFYWDVPAGGNWWNTVSSKVTAWSNAGIGSIWLPPASKAQNGAFSMGYDPTDYFDFGDYNQNGSTETRFGSKTELVSLITAAHTENMKVYADIVINHNSGGQSEANPFTGTNTWTNFTGIASGKFKRTYNDFYKNSYGNNDEGAFGGFPDLCHAAPNVQDWLWLRADGVGKYYKNTMKFDGWRFDYVKGFGPWVVNAWNANVGGFSVGEYWDSNVNTLEWWANNANSSVFDFACYYKMNDAFDGNNLALLNDDMMWKRNPYKAVTFVTNHDTDEIWSKLLAYSYILTHEGYPTIFYRDYEEWLDKNKLNNLIWIHNNKATGTTSILYSDNDEYVARRNGYNGNPGLVVYINNSDVWQERWVQTNWANTQIKDFTGNSTWYPTTQADKWVKIQCPPKGYSIWSINQ
- a CDS encoding peptide chain release factor 3, yielding MSFLKEIQRRRTFGIISHPDAGKTTLTEKLLLFGGAIQEAGAVKNNKIKKGATSDFMEIERQRGISVSTSVLAFNYKDKKINILDTPGHKDFAEDTFRTLTAVDSVIVVIDVAKGVEEQTEKLVAVCRMRNIPMIVFINKLDREGKDAFDLMDEVEQKLGLTVTPLSFPIGMGYDFQGIYNLWEENINLFSGDSRKNIEETIAFSDVQNNPELDKIVGQKAAEKLREELELIDEVYPKFERQDYLDGKIQPVFFGSALNNFGVRELLDCFVTIAPSPRPKDSETRLVDPTEEKMSGFVFKIHANMDPKHRDRLAFIKIVSGTFERNKPYYHVRQKKNLKFSSPNAFFAEKKEIVDISYPGDIVGLHDTGNFKIGDTLTEGEVMSFKGIPSFSPEHFRYINNADPMKAKQLDKGVDQLMDEGVAQLFTLEMNNRKVIGTVGALQYEVIQYRLEHEYGAKCTYENFPVHKACWVKPDDAKNEEFKEFKRIKQKFLAHDKYGQLVFLADSDFTIQMTQSKYPSVKLYFTSEFD
- a CDS encoding DUF3467 domain-containing protein, with product MSNPKQQQEQINIELDETIAEGIYSNLAIINHSSSEFVLDFVSIMPGIPKAKVKSRIVLTPQHAKRLLRAIGENIHRFEAAHGEIKETEQAPIPLNFGPAGQA
- the rpoC gene encoding DNA-directed RNA polymerase subunit beta'; translation: MMNNRNNKDKNPVKRFNKISIGLASPESILKESRGEVLKPETINYRTHKPERDGLFCERIFGPVKDFECACGKYKRIRYKGIICDRCGVEVTEKKVRRDRVGHINLVVPIAHIWYFRSLPNKIGYILGLPSKKLDMIIYYERYVVIQAGIAKNADGESLQRLDFLTEEEYLNILDTLPQENQYLDDLDPNKFVAKMGAECIMDLLARIDLDALSYELRHSANNETSKQRKTEALKRLQVVESFRESNENRENRPEWMIMKVVPVIPPELRPLVPLDGGRFATSDLNDLYRRVIIRNNRLKRLMEIKAPEVILRNEKRMLQESVDSLFDNTRKASAVKTESNRPLKSLSDSLKGKQGRFRQNLLGKRVDYSARSVIVVGPELKLYECGLPKDMASELYKPFVIRKLIERGIVKTVKSAKKIIDKKEPVVWDILENVIKGHPVLLNRAPTLHRLGIQAFQPKLIEGKAIQLHPLVCTAFNADFDGDQMAVHLPLGPEAILEAQLLMLASHNILNPANGAPITVPSQDMVLGLYYMTKERISTEDHKILGQDLTFYSAEEVNIALNEGRLELNARVKIRAKDFNEAGELVYQIIQTTAGRVLFNEVVPEAAGYINDVLTKKNLRDIIGHILSVTDVPTTAAFLDNMKDMGYKFAFRGGLSFSLGDIRIPEQKTKLIADAREQVEGISTNYNMGLITNNERYNQVIDVWTSANAQLTELAMKNIREDQQGFNSVYMMLDSGARGSKEQIRQLTGMRGLMAKPKKSTAGGGEIIENPILSNFKEGLSILEYFISTHGARKGLADTALKTADAGYLTRRLHDVSQDVIVNIEDCGTLRGVEVAALKKNEEIVESLGERILGRVALQDVINPLTNEVMVKSGEQITESIMRTIEASPIEKVEVRSPLTCEALKGICAKCYGRNLATGKMTQRGEAVGVIAAQSIGEPGTQLTLRTFHVGGVAGGISEESSIITRFNGRLEIEDLKTVKGEDGEGNSVDIVVSRSTELKLVDEKTGIVLNTHNIPYGSSIFVNDGDTVAKGTVICKWDPYNGVIVSEFTGKIAYEDLEQGQSFMVEIDEQTGFQEKVISEARNKKLIPTLLVYGKEGELIRSYNLPVGAHLMVENGEKIKAGKVLVKIPRRSSKAGDITGGLPRITELLEARNPSNPAVVSEIDGVVSFGKIKRGNREIVIESKFGEIKKYLVKLSSQILVQENDFVRAGVPLSDGAITPDDILRIQGPAAVQQYLVNEIQEVYRLQGVKINDKHFEVVIRQMMRKVRVQDPGDTLFLEDQLIHTKDFIVQNDKLYGMKVVEDAGDSSVLKPGQIITPRELRDENSLLKRNDRNLVVARDVITATATPVLQGITRASLQTKSFISAASFQETTKVLNEAAVAGKVDDLEGLKENVIVGHRIPAGTGMREYDNTIVGSKDDYNEMMANKEEYIY
- a CDS encoding peptidylprolyl isomerase; translated protein: MSLKKLQLKTIDFKFALAICFFLFFAPIITAQEIIPDVVAEKPVETHSGGKLKIDGIIATVGDYIVLDSDIDKGFLEITAQGGSTKDITRCQMLGKLLEDKLYAHQAIQDSIIVSDAEVRSMMEERLNYMTQQVGGDISKVVEYYKKSSVEEFKTYFADILKEQKLASEMRDKIIKDVEITPEEVRNFFKKIPKDELPTFGAEMEVAQIVVEPKVSKEDKQKVIDRLNSIRQDVLDGSSFATKAVLYSQDPGSSPNGGYYKMTRKTPFVKEFKDVAFSLQAGEISQPFETTFGFHIIMVEKIKGQEVELRHILIAPTVSEAALKEAKERITNIRNKIINKEITFADAARTESDEKETRANGGTLVNPTTQDTRFELTKMDPVLYSQVSNLKGDEVSQPLLNTDDKGKKTYKLITVTNRIDEHTADYAKDYTKIKELALKEKQINAIAKWFDTKIKDTYIKIIGEYKECAFANNWLKK